Within Engraulis encrasicolus isolate BLACKSEA-1 chromosome 8, IST_EnEncr_1.0, whole genome shotgun sequence, the genomic segment caagcatgactccgatctgtgaaaaggacacgtgccaactccttttagtttttttacaacgatgttgtaaagacaaaaaactcattctcattctctcccctttttaaggctcaatactaactgtcagttagtatcagaacaggtgctcccaatgaagtgttccatcttaactgccactgtctcaagattctattcttaacgagcaggtgcgagcagccattctagaaggccattgttcagctctgcaatgcaatgtgatatagtcttgctggactatgcataacaagtagctgcttggcttagtggtaatgcatgccgctgcattagagatatggaggttgagagttcgaatcccacccgaagccatgatgattttctaaattatatcatatgcagcgttccttggccgacttaaaatgccatgtatatcatttagtatggatggcaaatgtgctgaattacagatattgaggttgggggttcgaaacccagtcaaagccatgttgattttcaaaattatatcatatgcagtgttccttggccaacttaaaatgccatgtatgtcatttagtatgcatggcaaatgtgctggattacagatatggaggttgggggttcaaatcccagtcaaagccatgttgattttcaaaattatatcatatgcagtgttccttggccaacttaaaatgccatgtatatcatttagtatgaatggtaaatgtgctgaattagggatatgggggttggaggttcgaaccccagtcgaagccatgttgattttcaaaatgatatcatatgcagtgttccttagccaacttcaaatatcatgtattgtatgtcatttaatatcaatggcaaaggggttggattacagatatggaggttgtgagttctaatcccgctcgaagccatgttgattttcaaaattttatcatatgcagtgttccttagccaacttaaaataccatgtatgtcatttagtagcagagctgcaacactttcaagatggctgaatccaagatggctgaattgtttggcccataacttctgactgggtggatggagtttttccaagatttcttttagctttgttttctcaatagtactttgtttcatctctgccccaaaaggcaagcccgcttccagcattttctgtgagaatgcatttctagttagttttgtcctgcaacacgctagcattcggctaatacctgctggctgaggaatctctgcgactatttacgaccagagctgacgacagacgtactctgactgatccttgTAGAGACATCTTCGGTCACACatctcaaaaccccccaccaccgtcaaacatgttaattgaaggtgcccaaattcttaaggatgagcactGTCATGTCCTTTACCCCATTTACActtaccgcttttccaccaccttaaatgcaataaataacaggtgtccgcaacaatcatAAAATAAATTAGTtaaaacacatcgacatctgaagtcagacttaaaactacaaaccATATGGcgaagtgccgtaaagtcgattgtcacgtgttatgccATTGCTATAGTTCAAATAAGGGTAATTTTCAAGAATCTAatacttgacaagatgcaaacgtgtctgcaaatgctttcacttactcttatctatcgaacgcgacttcattctttccagggaaaaaattgcATGGCAGATACGATCATTAGAAGCATACAACCCCTTTTTGCACCCATTCATTACTTACTGATTTGCTGTGAGAAcgtagctgcagtgccactcctggccaccagcctGTGACCATTCTCATACATTGAACATTATCTgggtaaacccatgtatagttACTGCCTAgtagtagcctgggaaatcccatgctgctttgcacaatcgttccgatatGAAATGTCTATGAAATGCCTatatctgtatgggaaagcaagaaatgtaatttcaaattcttcgtatgaccagtgcatgtaaagaaattgacaataaaacctacttgacttgacttgaaagacaGCATGGCTGCTGCCCTAAGTGTGTGAGCCTGAGTCTGGGAGCCAATCAgaaagtggggaggggtggaaaggcttgATAATCAGGAGTTTGCAGTAGGTTTGAATAcagtagatacaactgacatgattggcaattagaaaccacacctttcctacaagaaattgcagtggtagcctccagactatctcaccTATGAGTTAGTCAAGTGTTCACCAGGCAAGCTTAGTTGTGTGAATGTCTTCACTCAATTTCCTTATACTCCATCAATAAGATGAGTTATCGAAGCTAAGCAGACCATtccaaaaatctgtaatattaatTGACGATTCGGCCAATTAGTGAACAAAGTTGGGGCCATGACGTTATCTATCTGGGACCGATTTGTGGTTcaacaaatacatactgtacaatagagcagtgattcccaaccttttgtgtcccATGTACCCctcaagccttttcattgtaccatgagtaccccctaactcgtattttacattgctttttctattccagtgtaactttgctccatgcatttgttaaagttaaattttcccaagtaccccctgcagtatgctcgcgtacccctagtggtacacgtacccctggttgggaaacactgtacaatACAGGATGATCCGAAACCCTGAAGTATTACATGCTTTGTTTGTTGATCGAACCCTGTTgttctttgtgtgaatgtgtaattTGTAGCACGGACGAAGAGGACTTTGTGGTGTCTGGCGACGAGGCTCCCAGCGATGTTGACGTCGGCTCGAACGACTGCAGCGACTGGGGCAGCACAGCCAGCAGACCCAGCCAGACGAGGCTAGTATTTTATTTAGTATTTTTGGTATTCTAGTATTCTTATTTATGCTCTTTAGTGTTTACCTCTTTATTAATTGTATTTtcattgggtatttctcaaagtgaagtgtcctagccttgctaggatgtgtAATGCCCATTTTTCTCGGATTTCACTAAAGAGCATCCAATAACGAGTTCTAAGTGTAGTTAATAGTTGGATACATCAGGCGCAAGGCTAGGACATTTCACATTGAGAAATACCCAAAGTATTACTCCTTGCTTTTTTTTTAGACCAGGGCTGTCAACTGAATTTCCCCATTGCTGGAACGAATTAAGTTTTTTgattgtgtttgtgattgtgattCTGAAGGCGGACGAGGAGAACTGCCAGCGTTGGTCAGGCACGTACAGCCTTGAGCAGGACCAGGGGCCGGACCCAGGGCAGGGGCAGGAGCGGACGAAGCAGACACATCTCCCATAGGCACAGAGGGGGCCTGtcggacgaagaggaggaggaggaggatgagctggagactgaggaagaggaggaggagatgggtaaAGGATTATGGATTATGATAGCATTACATGACACCAGTGTTGgcctagcctggttcctaccagggccctgtgtgtgtgtgtgtatgtgtgtgtgtggctctggtgCCCCCTGGTGGAACTCCAACACACACGAAGGTCTGGGAGATTCAATTTCTCCGGTcaaaaataatcggagcatttattccttcaatatcaatggcaatcGCAGGACACAGGGCATATTATATAGACTATATTAGTGGCttaagagatcaacagaaaacgtttttgaaggaatttgttgatattgaagcaataaatgttcagattattttttgactggagaaatggattATTGCTAGtatcccagacctctgtgtgtgttggagttccaccagggggctccagacctacacacacaaacacacacatagcagaaTACTGGCATTAGTCATCATTGCACCACCCTGATTTATGCTACtgctaaaacatcattgaccgtGGTGCATTTGATTGTCCGGATTTAAGACTACAGTCTTAAGCAGCAATCACTGTTGTCCACCACTGTGTGCTGCTGCAGAGACGGAGGGCTCGAGTGACTGCAGTGACAGTGACGTGAGCACTCGGCGGCGACGCTCACGGCGGAGCCAGAGGAGTGAGGTGAACTACTGTGAGACGTCCGAGTCGGAGGGCTCTAAGAAAGGTACCAAGAAGCAGAAGCAACCACAACCGCAACCACACCGCAGACGCCTGTGCAGTTCCAACAGCGAGGGTGAGTTAATGGAATCACTCttgagacaagaaagctcccaaattgcttgaagaaggtcaatacACCGAAATGTCACaagtagggctgggacattaatgcattaatttcgatgaattaatcacacaaaaaatgATGCAATAAAAAACCaactcattttaatcgcactataatatagctacatagttctggattagaccagtgtggagggcagcattttcCTCATGatgaacagtctgctgaaattgagaagagtactctcttcttttaaaaatgaacaatatttttagattaaagggacagtttggtcaatttcaacatgcagttatattgctcacgctacccttgacttgtcagtacctggtgatgccacattttttggctcagccctttccgagatatgagcaattctaatgggggcagcgtttgtttacatttttaaaaaatgaaacataggccaactccaaatattttcccaaaaggtactgctgtttgctagttgtctgctgatgtgttataaccttttggatgtttttgggaataaataaaaatgtttttttgaaatgtaaacaaagagctgcccccattacaatgaccaggatctcggaaacggctgaagaagaagaaaaaaaatctcaggcactgacaagtccagggtagtgtgagcattacaactgcatgttgaaattgaccaaactgtccctttaagcttatctattgtcattattcaaaatccatgtgaaaaaaaaacacttttcactGTTCACAAGTCAGATATTTGAATGCGATTAAAtgcgattaatttgattaattaatttaaaagcctatagattaatttgattaaaatgtttaatcgagtcccagccctagtcaCAAGTGAAACGCTGCAAATGTTAaaagtgtgcgggagctttcttgtctctacgttggtgacccaggggttctaCTCCTATGCACCTGGCCAAAGAAGGTGTGcaataattctaaaaaaaaaaatggaatcaaGTGTTGCCATTGTTGATCTTTAGACCAAAGTTAAAAACGTATTTCTCTTTTTACTTGCTGATGTCCATTAATGCTGATTTGGTGATCAAATTTAGAGATCGCAAAAGGAGTATAGGTATGTGCTCACAAATCCAAGTAAACTTGTGCTTGACAAAGTTCATCATACAAAGTAAACTGTTTTTCCTCCCAGTTTATTCACACAATGTTTATACTTTACTAGGTCTTCATCAGGTAAGCACTGTAAATGTAAACATTGTGTAATAAAACAAGGAGCAGGAACAGCGTCTGGAGATAGTGACCTAATAGGGGTAATGTTAGATTGTGTGTTTGATGGTATGTATACAGTCTAAAGTGTGTCCTTTccttttgttgttattatttggcTCGGAAGGCTCTGCAGAAGACGAgaagggagaaaaggaggaagaggagcagcagaggaggaggaggagaagagagaggaggcaggagtTTGTAAAGGATGACTCCAGGAGGCTTCCTCTGAAGCGGCGGAGGCACTCCAGTGATGAAGAGAACGACAACAACAGCGGCGCGCCGGACGACTCTGACGACGACTCAGAGGAAGAGCGCCCGGTCCGCAAACGGTTAAACCGAATCGAGtcggaggatgaggaagaggaggaggagggaggcgaggaggacgagagggaggaggatgaagaggaagaggaggaggaggatgagcgagagattaaaaaagcaTCTAGTATTGGGACAAACGCCAGCATACAGTCACCAAACAGACACAGTGCCAGCGCTGGACGTAagcgtggaggtggtggtggtggcggccatcttgcctCCAAGAACAATGCCTCGAGCCGGCATAACGGCCTGGCCCCTCAGAGGGCCTCCGCTCAGGATGAAGACGATGACTTCTACGACGGGGTCACAGACATTGTGCACTTGGTTTTCAACAGCGAACAGGCGCTGTGATCACCGTCCATGGTTCATCCACCTGTGCGAGCCGGCGCGttcgttctttcgttcgttcgttcgttcgttcattcatctTCTTCTTATTTGCCTTTTCACAGACTcccagcctttaaaaaaaaacaaaaagactcCACTGGGTGTTACTACGTTTGTTGCCATCGGTTTCACCTGGTTTCTAGCTGTCTCTGGACCAAAACATAAGTCTACTGATGATTATGCTGTTCCCTAGTTGAGTGCtaaccctgtgtgtgttgtgtctgtgtgaaagtgaTGTATGTATCGGCTCTTTTCCacagccagttttctggtaggcctacagctcgacacagcgcaattCGGCCACCACTTTTCTGCTTTCCGATTGGGCACGACACCACTCAAtcgaaaggcaaaaaaaaagtggcgtccgagtcgcgcttgtgtcgagttgtaggcctaccaggaaaccgGCTGTGGAAAAGAGCCTCATGAGTGCTCTCCCAAGTCCTCAGCTTCATCACACCATAAAACGCATGCACTTTCAGACAAGCAGCTGTAGTTTCTGGACTTCTGtggacatgaaaaaaaaaacagtacagtacatggcctCCACATGTGAAAGCACTTTGTTTAGTTGTTAAGGCCAGTCATTTGTCGTCTGCGTGTCAACAGAGGCCAAGCGCCTCTGTCCAGTGTAGATAAATGCTGTATATAATTCAGCTTGTGCAGTAACGTGTTCATCAGAAAGTTATGGTCTTGGaagttattttttgtgtgtttttgtccttGTAAAAGAGGTTTATATTTTATATGAGACAGGAATATGGTCACGCTGACAACTTAAAGACTGCAGAATGCACAGAGGTCCCCATATGAAATTGTCATGAAGTAGATTGTTACATACTGTAGAACTGAAATATCTCCGGACTTGATTGATATTTAAACTATGGACACTGAAGACGATGTAATCTAATCAGGCCTGTATAGCACACCAGTTCGGCTACCAGAGTGGTTGGTGATTTTAGAAAACAAAGTAAGATTCTTAACATGATTTAGTTTGATAAACATTTTATACAAGAAAGTCTGCTTTTAAGTTATTTCACAAAAATATCCCCAGGTATTGATAACGGTTTAAATCCTGCTTTTAAATATCACCATGCATAAGACTGCATGAGCTGCGTAGTCAGTCTTTTGATCTTGTTACTTAGAATCACACAACAAAAGTAGATTTTCTTCCCAAAAAATTTGATGTCGATCCCTCTAAAGTTTTCCTCAAATTTAAGGTGTGTCTCCACTGTGTGTGTCCAGAACAAtttggagaagaaaaaaaggaaaactggATTTGAAATGCACTTTTTTATACGAGCACCTTCAGTGGCACTTTGCCATACACAGTTGTCCCTGCAAATTCAGAAACGCTTTTTGGTCCAAAGCTTTGTTGTGCCCTTTGGTCTCTGGTTTGTTCCACCATGTTCTAGAGGGTTTACCTTCAAACTGCTACTCTGCGAAAATCTGCCTCATTCAAATCGCTGAAAGCAAGTTTATTTAGTACACATCATTATAATGGTTGCCTTTGTCTGCTGTTGGGTAACATGGTGTCTGATTTAGTTCAGTTCTTCATGCTTTTCAACATATTTAGTTAAAATTCCAGTCCAGTTCAGACTAATAAAACATagtaaaatacattaaaaacacaatttttgtGAGTTCTGTGTGTATagtaaaaaaatgtgtatcatagATGTTCTTTTTTGTAATTAAATGCTGCTCATAGAACCCCTTCCATAGTACCATTTCATTTTtcgtgtcaagtcaagtgtactttattgtcaaaaatctatgaaaCAGGGTTATcaaagaagtttgaaattgcgtttgacccgtctccaatgtgcagttaagtTAAACATATTTGTAGATAAAACATTGATGAtaatctctctcatacacacactgtgcagtgaaaaactaacatactgatacaaaAACACTAACATACAAATACAGATATGTACGATACACGCACACAAAGTGTGCAGTAAAACTAGCATACTAgaccataaatacacacacacacacacacactcatacacatagcaACAGAAAGAACAATCAGTGGTCATAGGTCATGTATTATATATGCAGTCAGTCAATCCAATCATGATTATTAATGATTCAGATTCACCTTCATTTCAAACACAATAAAGCAAACTCAACGGTTTTGCCAATGTTTGCTACAGTAatgttttattattactattattattatttattattgttattattactcaTTGCATGGTGTATTCATGTAGGCAAGTGATGATGTCAGGACAGGTGTGTAGTAAGTGTTAAATTATGCAGGTTATGAGATCCCCCAACCAGAAGGTGGCAGCAGGCTTTTTGACATGAAAATCAGGCCTCGCTCTTGCTTCTTCGCGCGTTTGGTAAATGTACGTACGTGAGACGTGAACATGCCTACATGCTTGCATGAAGTTGTTATTGATTGTTAACAGTCTACATGCGTTTGCCAGTTGAAATTGAAGTCATTGCGAACCTAGTTCGTCATTTATGGCACAACAGTCGCATGGTTTGTAATTTGTTCTCCGCCGGCGCCTGTGACTGGTCGCTGGAGTAAATTGGCCAGCTTAGCCTGACAAATAGGTCAGTTTTGATACGACGCTAGCTAGCAGTCATTCGAGTCAACCAAGTTCAAGTTGATACACTTGCCTCCGTACAAAACATAATCTCTCCATTTTCTAACTCCGAATAAAGAATGGTGGTGTTAAAAAGTGTTCCACCTCCGAGTGAAGGAGTCCGACATGAACAAGCTGAAACTACTGCAGTTATGGACGGGAAAGGTCTTGGAACTGGAACTCTCTACGTAGCGGAGGCGTAAGCATCCTTATTGTTTGTCTGCTAAACAAGTTTAGTTAAACACATTCAGTCACACTTAACATAACCTACAACATCGTTTAATAACGCTACCATAACCAACGTTTTAATCTACTTATTTGGCTAACGTTGATTTACAGCAAGTGACGTTATCCTGCAACGTGGTAGGCTACCAGCTGACTGAAGTTGTTACATTGTTGCATTTGCCAATGTCTCTGTGTTGTTCGAATTCTACTGCTTCTACAGGCGCCTGTCGTGGTTCGATGCGTCTGGCCTGGGTTTTTCTTTAGAATACCCTACTATCAGCCTCCACGCTATTTCTCGCGACCCGAGTGCCTATCCTCATGAGCATTTGTACGTAATGGTGAATGGCAAAATGGACGGTGAGTCTTTCATGTGTGTTCTTTGGTTTTGTTTACAATATTCAATCCTTGTTCAGTCAGCAGTAATACAAGTTATGCTGATGTTATCAGAATTGTCACAGCAGCAGACAAAAGAGAAAATGTGACTTGCTGCTTCATTTGCAATGACTTGCGTGGGCTCTGAGCCTTCTGTCCACAtttagttgttttgtttttgacttAATGATGGCGAGTACATAGTTGACATTCATTCTGAGACCACATGCCCATTCAGCCACGCTCTGCTTTCCACACTGTTTCACCTTGAAACGTTCCGACTTTGGAAAATTGTGATTTCTCTCTGCAGATGACAACGAAGCTGAGATGCAGGAGCAGCAACCGCAGCAGGacaatgatgatgaagaggacagTGATAATGACAACGACAGTGTGGAAGTCATCACGGAAATCCGCTTTGTGCCTAGTGATAAGGCTGCATGTGAGTAGCATAGGGtagaatgcaaaaagtcaaagaaaagtcaaagaaagtaaaggtcagcagcactgttgaatgctcccaaaatatttattcgcacaacgtttcggactgaaCGTCCTTCATCAAGTTGCAACACAGAACTCGTTCTGTGTTGCACCTTGATGAAGGACGTTCAGTCCGAAACGTGCAaataaatattttgggagcattcaacagtgctgcggacctttactttcttcTTAGCATAGGGTAGAAGCCAGTCTTTGGGATAGGCAGCGGGCTGCACATGGGAGTTTCCATCTTGGATGTTTAGTtacatgctggatctcaaatggagcacttcagtgttcatgttttagtgcgtatGGTGTATTAATTGCCCACTAAAACATGGGGCCCgaggtgcacaagtgcaccatctgagacacagcaccaGTCTAAGGAAGGATTAATGTTATTATTTGAGGTCTTAAATGTAAAAGGGTTAGCTCATAAAACCCACACGCAAACACTGGATTTATTATTAGTAGTGGTAATGGTAGCAGTAGGAAAAGGAGCAGTAGTGTTAATATTTGTGTCGTAATAGTGTGTAAACTGTGTTTAGGGTAACACACTGGAAGCTGTCAATCATTTCTCCAGCTGTACAGTAAAGATCACACGTTTTGAATCCGAGTAACTAATTAAATTCTACATTCATTTGTCATTAGCTTTAATCCTGAACTTGAACAATTTAAGACATTACATGTAAACTAAAGATACAACATCTATGTTCTTGTCTATGGTGATGTGCTGCAGTGGAGCCCATGTTCAGCGCCATGTGTGAGTGCCAGGCCCTGCACCCAGACCCAGAGGATGAGGACTCCGACGACGACTTTGAAGGGCAGGAGTACGACGTGGAGGAAGCAGGTGAGCGTTCAGGGGAAACACACCTCCTCAGGCTCATTTCAAATGACTGGGCTTGcttttttgatggagcagtgatgcttttgctatgaAGAGCGCATGTGCACTGTGCCATTTCACTGCATTCTAACCAGTAGTGGAGttcattggcactgccctcacgattcgatttgattacgattcgggaggtttcgattcaattctacgatgcatttcaatgcattcaatttctactgaaagcaaatgtttcagcagtcacgatgaggcaatacaagtagtcagatactgatcaacattttattggctgttttctgtatcagtcttgcagttttcaatgctttgaagtacttttatttcatttaacattcatttgctcctgaaatatccatggaagtaattggaacataaagggacactgtgcaggaaatggtcaaaaaaggtactgcaactaagctgctcattgaaactgggctgcctattgccaaatttgatctttacatgaaagtttacttagtaataaacaaatattttctagtatggtccaagtacagtcattattgcagctaaaaatggctatttttggaaattcaaaatggcggaccatggagaagatccccttttcatgtatgaaaagtgcaatttttccagtcataatgaatacttagaatttgatgctggtggtaagtattcatgaaaaaggtaacattagtgaatgggcagcatgaattctggaaataaacaactaaaaatctcacacagtgtccctttaaaaaaaattgctgcatcgattctggaattgtccatgccctgcgttgcattgcattgccgaatcgattattgttgacaccactactaaccagaatgcattgaaatggcaaagt encodes:
- the clns1a gene encoding methylosome subunit pICln yields the protein MVVLKSVPPPSEGVRHEQAETTAVMDGKGLGTGTLYVAEARLSWFDASGLGFSLEYPTISLHAISRDPSAYPHEHLYVMVNGKMDDDNEAEMQEQQPQQDNDDEEDSDNDNDSVEVITEIRFVPSDKAALEPMFSAMCECQALHPDPEDEDSDDDFEGQEYDVEEAESEVRRRLEEGQGDIPTFFTYEEGISQLTAEGQETLGRLEGMLAQSAAQQYHMAGVRTEETAAEFEDGMEVDNSAVVAGQFDDADIDH